The following proteins come from a genomic window of Nitrospirota bacterium:
- a CDS encoding B12-binding domain-containing radical SAM protein, which yields MNFLFVVPKFAGAGEYYSFPIGLAYIVSYMRHKGFNVFCLNSCHSDDPIEQQLRKCIEDKHIDVVCTGSMSSYWNEVNEVVETAKRINPQIITVVGGALITSGPKLALENMKIDYGVIGEGEITMTELAGALTSNGDMGKVKGLIFHDKADGFTVTAPREVILDLDSLPFPDYEGLEFSTWLSARWLKQPMLGGLLFDIDDRKNFYEILTSRSCPFNCTFCYHPLGQKYRQRSLDNVFQEIDYLVGTYDINLLNILDELFSLDEKRLYEFASRIKKHNIRWLAQLRADNVSEKMLEALRDSGILTLGIGMESMSDKVLKSMKKHVTKAGIEKAYKLALDTGVRAGGNLIFGDPEETEETVQESLDWWKKHPEYDIRLRFILAVPDSKVWRHAIEHNLVGDEVQFTKNRFPVINLTKISDSKFNEIRRKVTHLEFTHKYLMKGKVLSSKKEPDTYEGKNIYTFMVKCSLCRQISVYKYFCYSARPYAIVLCKHCYKRLKVKTKSAFPDDYNAIYGTAFMIYHLYLKRFALARTMAQGFKKIIRE from the coding sequence GTGAATTTTTTGTTTGTTGTCCCTAAGTTTGCCGGGGCAGGGGAGTATTACAGTTTTCCGATTGGGCTGGCATATATAGTGTCATATATGAGGCATAAAGGCTTTAATGTATTCTGTCTGAATTCTTGTCACTCTGACGATCCGATAGAACAGCAATTGCGCAAATGCATTGAGGATAAGCATATTGATGTAGTATGCACAGGATCGATGTCCTCTTATTGGAACGAAGTCAACGAAGTTGTAGAAACTGCAAAGAGAATAAACCCCCAAATCATAACAGTCGTAGGCGGAGCGCTTATTACCTCGGGGCCAAAGCTGGCACTGGAGAATATGAAGATTGATTACGGTGTTATAGGCGAAGGCGAAATTACAATGACTGAGCTTGCCGGTGCGCTGACGAGCAATGGGGATATGGGCAAGGTAAAAGGGTTAATTTTTCACGATAAGGCTGACGGTTTTACTGTTACGGCGCCAAGGGAAGTGATATTGGATTTGGATTCACTGCCGTTTCCTGATTATGAAGGCCTTGAATTTAGTACATGGCTTTCTGCAAGGTGGCTCAAACAGCCGATGCTCGGAGGCCTGCTTTTTGACATTGACGATAGAAAGAATTTTTATGAGATTCTTACATCGAGGTCCTGCCCTTTCAATTGTACATTTTGCTATCACCCTCTCGGTCAAAAATACAGACAGAGATCGCTTGATAATGTTTTTCAGGAGATTGACTATCTTGTCGGGACATATGATATAAATCTATTGAATATTCTTGATGAGCTTTTCTCTCTTGACGAAAAGAGGCTGTATGAGTTCGCTTCAAGAATAAAAAAGCACAACATCAGATGGCTGGCACAGCTGAGAGCCGATAATGTGAGCGAGAAAATGCTCGAAGCGCTGAGGGACTCCGGTATCCTGACACTTGGGATAGGCATGGAGAGCATGAGCGATAAAGTTTTGAAGAGCATGAAAAAGCATGTCACAAAAGCCGGTATTGAGAAGGCATACAAGCTGGCGCTTGACACAGGAGTGCGTGCCGGAGGTAATCTAATCTTCGGTGATCCTGAAGAGACAGAGGAAACAGTTCAGGAGTCGCTTGATTGGTGGAAAAAACATCCTGAATATGATATACGTTTGCGTTTTATTCTTGCAGTGCCGGACTCTAAAGTCTGGAGGCATGCAATTGAGCATAACCTGGTAGGCGATGAAGTACAGTTTACTAAAAACAGATTTCCTGTAATTAATCTTACCAAAATAAGCGACAGTAAGTTCAATGAAATCAGAAGAAAAGTGACGCATCTTGAATTTACTCACAAATATCTCATGAAAGGAAAGGTATTGTCTTCAAAAAAAGAACCTGATACATATGAGGGGAAAAATATTTATACTTTTATGGTTAAATGTTCACTGTGCCGCCAAATCTCCGTGTATAAATACTTCTGTTACTCGGCTCGGCCTTACGCAATAGTGTTATGCAAGCACTGTTATAAGCGCCTTAAAGTAAAGACTAAGAGCGCTTTTCCAGATGATTATAATGCCATATACGGAACTGCGTTTATGATTTATCATCTTTATTTGAAAAGATTTGCTTTAGCCAGAACTATGGCGCAAGGTTTTAAAAAAATAATAAGGGAATAA
- a CDS encoding ABC transporter ATP-binding protein yields MSTLRKLFFILSQQEKIQILLLAILMLLGAVFETFGIGLLIPFISQLNDPDFVNKSAKILWLYQSLGMTSPREFLIWSCIALIGFFILKNSYMFLLYFIQHRFIYSKRAAMDVRMFKSYLERPYVVHLQRNSAEFLQNLHSTVNVVYGHVILQALTLLTEGLIIVGVCILLISFEPYIALAAFAIFGSLALAFNYVVFRKRIEEYGKKHYYHSGQLYKIFNQSFGAVKEIKVMGREPFFTDIVRGHAVSQGKVDTMFSIINISPRIFIETVTVLLILGIVVIIQLRSGSFGNVLPVLALFAIAAFRLMPSFARVNSAVANIRSGKTYVDELYKDLTYDEKTDSEGSVRKPSIVSMQSDRDGNYIEVSNMSYKYPGARDFSFNDVSLAIPRNSSVAFVGESGAGKTTLADIILGLLKPTEGTVFVDGKDIFSDVREWQRKIGYIPQTINLLDDSIRRNIAFGIPDSEIDDIKVWKALEASQLKSFAEQLPDGLDTFIGERGARLSGGQRQRIGIARALYCEPEVLILDEATSSLDGETESEVMKAIAEIKGKKTIIIIAHRLSTIQSCDTIFEIQSGKLLNTIKR; encoded by the coding sequence ATGTCAACTCTGCGCAAATTATTTTTTATATTAAGCCAGCAGGAAAAGATTCAGATTCTTTTGCTTGCGATATTAATGCTTTTAGGCGCGGTCTTTGAAACCTTCGGCATAGGGCTGCTGATTCCATTTATAAGCCAGTTGAATGACCCCGATTTTGTCAATAAAAGTGCAAAAATATTATGGCTGTATCAGTCGCTCGGCATGACATCGCCGCGCGAGTTCCTGATATGGAGTTGTATAGCGTTGATAGGGTTTTTTATATTAAAGAATTCTTATATGTTTCTGTTGTATTTTATTCAGCATAGATTTATTTACAGCAAGCGGGCAGCGATGGATGTGCGTATGTTTAAGAGTTATCTGGAGAGGCCGTACGTCGTTCATTTGCAGAGAAATTCGGCTGAATTTTTGCAAAATCTCCACAGTACCGTGAATGTTGTATACGGCCATGTGATTTTACAGGCTCTAACGCTGCTTACAGAAGGATTGATTATAGTCGGCGTCTGTATCCTGCTCATTTCATTTGAGCCGTATATAGCTTTAGCGGCCTTCGCGATATTCGGTTCACTTGCCCTTGCCTTTAATTATGTTGTTTTTCGGAAGCGCATAGAAGAATACGGCAAAAAACATTACTATCATTCAGGACAGCTCTATAAGATATTTAATCAGAGTTTCGGTGCTGTCAAGGAAATTAAGGTAATGGGAAGAGAGCCTTTTTTCACGGATATTGTCAGGGGACATGCCGTCTCGCAAGGTAAAGTTGACACTATGTTCAGCATAATAAACATAAGCCCGAGGATTTTTATAGAAACAGTTACTGTTTTGCTTATACTTGGCATTGTTGTGATAATACAATTAAGGAGCGGTAGTTTTGGCAATGTCCTGCCTGTTTTGGCATTATTTGCAATAGCGGCATTTCGCCTTATGCCGTCCTTTGCAAGAGTGAATTCTGCTGTAGCCAATATCCGCAGCGGCAAAACCTACGTTGATGAACTTTATAAGGATTTAACCTATGATGAGAAAACCGATTCTGAGGGAAGCGTGAGAAAGCCTTCTATTGTCTCAATGCAAAGCGACAGAGACGGGAACTATATAGAGGTGTCTAATATGTCTTATAAGTATCCGGGCGCGAGAGATTTTTCTTTTAACGACGTTTCGCTTGCTATACCCAGAAATTCATCTGTGGCTTTTGTAGGAGAATCCGGAGCAGGAAAGACTACATTGGCTGACATTATTCTCGGGCTTCTAAAACCGACTGAAGGCACGGTATTTGTAGATGGAAAAGATATCTTCTCCGATGTGCGTGAATGGCAGAGGAAGATAGGATATATTCCGCAGACTATTAATCTGCTTGACGACAGCATACGCAGGAATATCGCTTTCGGCATCCCTGACAGCGAAATAGACGACATTAAGGTATGGAAGGCGCTTGAGGCGTCACAGCTTAAGAGTTTTGCTGAACAACTTCCGGATGGGCTTGATACTTTCATAGGCGAGCGGGGGGCACGGCTATCCGGGGGACAAAGACAGCGCATAGGCATTGCCCGGGCGCTTTATTGCGAACCTGAGGTTTTGATATTGGATGAAGCCACATCGTCTCTTGACGGAGAGACAGAGAGCGAAGTCATGAAGGCAATAGCGGAGATAAAAGGTAAAAAAACAATAATCATTATCGCTCACCGTCTCAGCACAATTCAAAGCTGCGATACTATTTTTGAAATACAAAGCGGAAAACTGTTAAATACGATTAAAAGGTAA
- a CDS encoding methyltransferase domain-containing protein, producing the protein MKKERHLLGKRYRKNRGIPFFCKYRMSADVISCVEKFRNEIINGEIKQSEHEKCPLCSAAEGILIAEIDRFGIPCRTVICKGCGLVFNNSFFPEDAQETVYKKFYGKINFNGLSPEETFLKRTRPDAFSWKRFAYISLQLGSNLKNIDTVFEIGCRDGCNLLPFHLAGKEVLGCDFDEDYLNVGRERGLNLICGGTDSLLASGKKADLIILSHVVEHFIGLDKEIAKIKDLLTDDGYIYVEVPGMFNWNRKRCDAIAEDGYRSSNDFLSYIQSVHNYHFDLEKISFLFERADFKMVTGDEWVRAIFRNDGLPASAKGGSGSAEKVWAHLKSVERDYRSLYSQFKRIARKIL; encoded by the coding sequence TTGAAGAAAGAAAGACATCTGCTTGGCAAGAGGTATAGAAAGAACAGGGGCATACCCTTTTTCTGTAAGTATAGAATGTCTGCAGATGTTATAAGCTGCGTAGAGAAGTTTAGAAATGAAATTATAAATGGAGAGATTAAACAAAGTGAACATGAAAAATGTCCATTGTGTTCTGCTGCAGAAGGCATCTTAATCGCAGAGATAGACAGGTTCGGCATTCCGTGCAGAACCGTTATCTGCAAAGGGTGCGGCTTGGTGTTTAATAATTCTTTTTTCCCTGAAGATGCTCAAGAAACTGTTTATAAAAAATTTTACGGGAAGATTAATTTTAATGGACTCTCCCCGGAAGAAACTTTTTTAAAGAGGACAAGACCGGATGCGTTTTCGTGGAAGAGATTTGCATATATTTCATTGCAATTAGGCAGCAACCTTAAAAATATCGATACGGTTTTTGAGATCGGATGCAGAGATGGATGCAATCTTTTGCCGTTTCATCTTGCCGGCAAAGAAGTTTTGGGTTGTGATTTTGATGAAGATTATCTTAATGTGGGACGTGAAAGAGGACTGAATTTAATATGCGGAGGGACGGACAGTCTGCTCGCATCCGGTAAAAAGGCGGATTTGATTATACTTTCGCATGTCGTTGAGCATTTCATTGGCCTTGATAAAGAAATAGCTAAAATTAAAGATCTTCTGACCGACGACGGTTATATATATGTTGAAGTCCCGGGGATGTTTAACTGGAACAGAAAAAGATGCGATGCCATAGCAGAAGACGGGTATCGGAGCAGCAATGATTTCCTGTCATATATTCAATCTGTCCATAATTATCACTTTGACCTTGAGAAGATTTCTTTTCTCTTTGAAAGGGCCGATTTTAAGATGGTAACGGGAGATGAATGGGTCAGGGCGATATTCAGAAATGACGGTTTGCCTGCATCGGCAAAAGGGGGTTCGGGCTCTGCGGAAAAGGTTTGGGCGCATCTTAAGAGCGTTGAGCGAGATTATCGGAGTTTATATTCACAATTTAAGCGTATTGCACGGAAAATTTTATAA
- a CDS encoding acyltransferase translates to MGKDTNICDAVTITNPSRISIGKKCSIHEYSYFAGEGEIIIGDYVAIANNCTIISESHNFSDKNIPIKMQGLSPQPVTIGNDVWIGSKVTILGNVKIGNGAIIGAGSVVTKDIPEYAIAVGVPCEVIRYR, encoded by the coding sequence ATGGGAAAAGACACCAACATTTGCGATGCAGTTACGATAACTAATCCCTCAAGAATCTCTATAGGTAAAAAATGTTCTATACATGAATATTCTTACTTTGCGGGCGAGGGAGAAATTATTATCGGAGATTATGTTGCAATCGCAAATAACTGCACTATTATTTCAGAAAGCCATAATTTTAGCGATAAAAATATCCCGATTAAGATGCAGGGGCTGTCTCCCCAGCCTGTCACAATAGGAAACGATGTGTGGATCGGCTCCAAGGTTACCATATTGGGCAATGTCAAAATCGGGAATGGCGCTATAATCGGCGCCGGTTCGGTTGTTACCAAAGACATCCCTGAATATGCTATCGCAGTTGGTGTGCCTTGTGAAGTAATACGATACAGGTAA
- a CDS encoding B12-binding domain-containing radical SAM protein, with protein sequence MKITLICPYKYPYAFGIRTLSALLKEKGYQVNLLFLPIDHWEKYNKKIVDQVAEIAGDSSVIGITLMSMFINTVASLTESLKNRCNIPIVWGGAHPTVAPNESLKFADMICISEGETSFVTLLEKIKKGEDIANIAGIWSKRNNSIFSTPPSPLVRDLDQLPFQDFDCKSHYLLVGDDILKMNDEIARNFLGTTYLTIASRGCPHACAYCINYRLNELHKGDRRIRKRSLDNLYKELVEIKKKTPFINNIWIDDDMFFVSYSTEEIRDFCGKYKENISMPLSISGATAKSLTKEKLEILVDAGLSATRIGIQSGSARTLAMYKRVQNNDEIIRAAKLANQYKKSLRVTYDIIVDNPWELEEDLITTLKFLSRLPWPRSISVRSLIFIPGHISIRNGKKRRYACQ encoded by the coding sequence ATGAAAATAACACTAATCTGTCCTTATAAATATCCTTACGCATTTGGAATTAGAACACTTTCTGCGTTATTAAAAGAAAAGGGATATCAAGTAAATCTATTGTTCCTTCCTATCGATCATTGGGAAAAATACAACAAAAAAATAGTTGATCAGGTTGCTGAAATTGCCGGGGATTCTTCAGTTATCGGCATTACTTTGATGTCGATGTTTATTAATACGGTTGCATCATTAACAGAATCCTTAAAAAACCGATGCAATATTCCTATAGTTTGGGGAGGTGCACATCCTACGGTTGCTCCAAACGAAAGTCTTAAATTTGCTGATATGATATGCATCAGTGAGGGGGAAACCTCATTTGTAACCCTGCTGGAGAAAATTAAAAAAGGCGAAGATATTGCTAATATCGCAGGGATTTGGTCGAAACGAAATAATAGTATATTTTCAACCCCTCCAAGCCCTCTTGTTAGAGATTTAGATCAGCTTCCTTTTCAGGATTTTGACTGCAAATCTCATTATTTACTTGTAGGCGACGATATATTAAAGATGAATGATGAAATTGCACGAAACTTTCTTGGAACCACTTATCTCACTATAGCTTCAAGGGGATGTCCTCATGCTTGCGCATACTGCATTAATTACAGGTTGAACGAATTGCATAAAGGCGACCGGAGGATTCGGAAGAGAAGTCTTGATAATCTATATAAAGAATTGGTAGAGATAAAGAAGAAAACCCCTTTTATTAATAACATATGGATTGATGATGATATGTTTTTCGTTTCCTACTCAACAGAGGAAATAAGAGATTTCTGCGGAAAATACAAAGAGAATATCAGTATGCCTTTAAGCATATCAGGAGCAACGGCGAAATCTTTAACAAAAGAAAAGCTTGAAATTTTAGTTGATGCAGGATTGAGTGCGACAAGGATTGGCATTCAGTCCGGAAGCGCCCGAACTCTGGCAATGTATAAAAGAGTGCAAAATAATGATGAAATTATAAGAGCTGCAAAACTTGCCAATCAGTACAAAAAGAGCTTGCGCGTTACTTATGATATCATAGTTGACAATCCGTGGGAATTAGAGGAGGATTTGATTACCACTCTAAAGTTCTTGTCAAGATTACCATGGCCCCGTTCTATTTCTGTACGCTCATTAATCTTTATTCCCGGGCACATTAGTATACGAAATGGCAAAAAAAGAAGGTATGCTTGTCAATGA
- a CDS encoding YhcH/YjgK/YiaL family protein — protein sequence MIADRIENKWIYFNEGTRLYEGFRFITEVFNQDTPDGKYEINGSEIYAMVQSYTTDLPENKKLESHRRYIDIQYIVSGKEAIGWLPTEGLKVMTPYSEENDVIFYHSAEGMSQLVLTPGMFAVFYPSDAHRPGCFLDKAEQVRKIVVKVKI from the coding sequence ATGATAGCAGACCGGATTGAAAATAAGTGGATTTATTTTAATGAGGGAACGAGACTTTATGAAGGTTTCAGATTTATAACTGAAGTGTTTAATCAGGATACTCCCGATGGTAAGTATGAAATAAATGGCAGCGAAATATATGCGATGGTGCAAAGTTACACGACAGACTTGCCGGAAAATAAAAAACTGGAAAGCCACAGGCGATACATTGATATACAATATATTGTTTCAGGCAAGGAGGCGATCGGATGGCTGCCAACAGAGGGACTGAAGGTAATGACTCCTTACTCAGAGGAGAATGATGTAATCTTTTATCATAGCGCCGAAGGCATGTCCCAGCTTGTCTTGACGCCAGGCATGTTTGCCGTGTTTTATCCGTCCGATGCGCACAGGCCCGGATGTTTTTTAGATAAGGCGGAGCAGGTGCGGAAAATTGTTGTCAAGGTTAAAATATAA
- a CDS encoding Gfo/Idh/MocA family oxidoreductase, translated as MSNIFDKKKLNILVIGTGMYVCGRGTDSYGTILPAIYEWKKSGFKGDVYIAGTRPDGVHAVREKAAALDKLYGFAVNINYYPQNKANDPEAYKKAINDIPKPACAIVAVPDDLHRTVAGHAVENGLHTLVVKPIAPTLKETLELIELQERHNVYCSVEFHKRFDRSNLRLKDAISSGKIGEPLYFIVEYSQRKSIPTEKFKKWVETTNIFQYLGIHYADIIYWATGAVPLRVMAAGQKNFLVSRGIDVYDAIQAVVEWKAASGNIFTSSFFTNWIDPENTSAMSDQRIKVIGTKGRYEADQKNRGIRIVTDDNGIEEPNPDFCSMYGTAAGDMSFRGYGIESVLQFLADVCGIESGTLNIAGLEGRRPTFKDSIIPTAIIEAVNKSLAENGKWINVKSNHGKSITLE; from the coding sequence ATGTCAAATATTTTTGATAAGAAAAAATTAAACATCCTTGTTATCGGTACCGGCATGTATGTATGCGGAAGAGGCACAGACAGCTACGGAACGATACTGCCGGCGATATACGAATGGAAAAAATCAGGGTTTAAAGGCGATGTATATATTGCAGGGACACGACCGGACGGCGTACATGCTGTAAGAGAAAAAGCAGCAGCACTGGATAAACTATATGGCTTTGCCGTAAATATCAATTATTATCCTCAGAATAAAGCGAACGACCCCGAAGCATATAAGAAAGCGATAAATGATATTCCCAAGCCGGCCTGTGCCATTGTTGCCGTGCCGGATGATTTGCACAGGACTGTTGCAGGCCATGCTGTTGAAAACGGATTGCATACGCTTGTGGTAAAACCCATTGCTCCAACCCTGAAAGAAACATTAGAACTCATTGAACTTCAAGAAAGGCATAATGTTTACTGCTCAGTAGAGTTTCATAAACGTTTTGACCGCTCAAATCTTAGATTAAAAGATGCCATTTCAAGCGGCAAAATAGGGGAACCGCTGTATTTTATTGTTGAATACAGCCAGAGAAAAAGTATCCCGACAGAAAAATTCAAAAAATGGGTTGAAACAACTAATATATTCCAGTATCTCGGCATTCACTATGCGGATATTATCTACTGGGCAACAGGGGCTGTGCCTTTAAGGGTCATGGCTGCAGGGCAGAAGAATTTTCTTGTTTCTCGCGGGATAGACGTGTATGACGCGATTCAGGCCGTTGTTGAATGGAAGGCGGCGTCCGGCAATATTTTTACCTCTTCTTTTTTCACCAACTGGATTGATCCTGAAAACACCTCCGCGATGTCAGACCAGAGGATAAAGGTAATCGGCACAAAAGGGCGATACGAGGCTGACCAGAAAAATCGCGGGATACGAATAGTCACGGATGATAATGGAATAGAAGAGCCCAATCCTGATTTTTGTTCCATGTATGGAACTGCCGCAGGCGACATGTCATTTCGCGGGTATGGAATTGAAAGTGTGCTTCAATTCCTCGCTGATGTATGCGGTATTGAGTCAGGGACATTGAACATTGCGGGACTTGAAGGCAGAAGGCCGACTTTCAAAGACTCCATTATCCCGACGGCAATTATTGAAGCTGTAAATAAGAGTCTTGCCGAAAACGGCAAGTGGATAAATGTAAAATCTAATCATGGCAAATCTATAACTCTGGAATAG
- a CDS encoding Ldh family oxidoreductase, translated as MADSTKRFGADKISGFLESALKAVKVRDDVIKHVAGGLLNASIRGVDSHGIRLLPHYVASVEGGRINPDPQYRFESTASATGTFDADHTFGHAAGIEAMHKAMDMANRAGAGVVSVYNSTHCGTSAFFALEAAKKDFIGLAFTHANSLLNTPNTTRPFFGLNPIAMAVPCEGAEPFCYDSAPSVITWNKLLQLRQENIDAPLLSGADDKGIPTSDPHKITQLLPIGGYKGFGLAMIVDILCGLLTGMPVGRDISDMYKTPLSQKRYLGQLYMAIKIGAFQPLDVFKKRMQKLMDDVRNEPRTDSNNAIMVSGDPEKKAAAERLRNGIPVKEHDLNAFKALADKHGIKFFE; from the coding sequence TTGGCGGACAGCACTAAAAGATTCGGCGCGGATAAAATAAGCGGATTTTTAGAATCGGCATTAAAGGCTGTAAAGGTAAGGGATGATGTGATTAAGCATGTGGCGGGAGGGCTGCTGAACGCTTCCATAAGGGGAGTTGATTCTCACGGAATAAGATTGCTGCCGCATTATGTTGCTTCGGTTGAAGGAGGCAGGATAAATCCCGACCCCCAGTACAGGTTTGAAAGCACCGCATCTGCTACAGGAACTTTCGATGCAGACCATACCTTCGGACATGCGGCGGGCATCGAGGCCATGCATAAGGCTATGGATATGGCAAACAGAGCGGGGGCGGGTGTCGTAAGCGTATATAATTCAACCCATTGCGGGACATCCGCCTTCTTTGCCCTCGAAGCGGCAAAGAAGGACTTTATCGGCTTGGCTTTTACACATGCAAATTCGTTGTTAAATACTCCTAATACGACGCGTCCTTTTTTCGGGCTTAATCCCATAGCGATGGCCGTGCCATGCGAAGGAGCGGAGCCTTTCTGTTATGATTCGGCTCCGTCGGTTATAACATGGAACAAACTTTTACAGCTGAGGCAGGAAAATATAGATGCTCCGCTGTTGAGCGGCGCTGATGATAAAGGAATCCCAACGAGCGATCCCCATAAAATAACTCAACTGCTTCCTATAGGAGGCTATAAAGGATTCGGCCTCGCAATGATTGTTGATATACTGTGCGGTTTGCTTACAGGAATGCCTGTGGGCAGGGATATCTCAGACATGTATAAGACGCCGCTTTCCCAGAAGCGCTATCTCGGACAGCTCTATATGGCTATTAAGATTGGTGCGTTTCAGCCTCTTGATGTATTCAAGAAGAGAATGCAGAAACTTATGGACGATGTCCGCAACGAACCAAGAACTGACAGTAATAATGCAATCATGGTTTCGGGCGACCCTGAAAAGAAGGCTGCTGCAGAACGCCTGAGAAACGGGATACCGGTGAAAGAACATGACCTAAATGCCTTTAAGGCGTTGGCTGACAAGCATGGGATTAAATTTTTTGAATAA
- a CDS encoding glycosyltransferase, producing the protein MVSIIIRTKNEERWIVPCLRSVFKQSYKDFEVILVDNESTDNTVEKASQFEITKVVRCKDYSPGLALNMGIRESRGEYIVCLSGHCIPVDDKWLYSLLRNFEDKNVAGVYGRQEPMSFTSDFDKRDLSIIFGLDKKVQTLDSFFHNANSMIRRDLWEEVPFNETITNIEDRIWAQRMLHKGYKIIYEPEASVYHYHGVHQNGDMERCRNVVRILESMESRAARHLDIENLNVVAIIPVRGTVKHLKQKPLIGYTIEKALQSKYIKKTIVSTDSSELAVLAQGMGAEVPFLRDSSLSEDYVDVERVLQHSLDKMESLKIFPDIMVSLEITFPFRPPNLIDNMIEQLIKNGLDSIVAARRENKSIWKEREGRIEQIEEGLTPRQFKDSTYIGLRGLCCVTHPEFLREGSLFGEKVGIYEIDNPYSPIEVREDKDFKMAEKLIGSWG; encoded by the coding sequence ATGGTTTCAATTATCATCAGGACTAAGAATGAAGAAAGGTGGATAGTTCCGTGCCTCAGGTCTGTTTTCAAGCAGAGTTATAAGGATTTTGAGGTTATACTCGTGGATAATGAGAGCACTGACAATACAGTGGAAAAGGCATCACAGTTTGAGATAACAAAGGTGGTAAGATGTAAAGATTACAGCCCCGGTTTAGCCCTTAATATGGGGATTCGCGAGTCAAGGGGCGAGTATATAGTCTGTCTTTCAGGGCATTGTATACCTGTTGATGACAAATGGCTCTACAGCTTATTAAGAAACTTTGAAGATAAAAATGTTGCCGGTGTTTATGGCAGGCAGGAACCGATGTCTTTTACCTCTGATTTTGACAAGAGAGACCTTTCAATCATCTTCGGGCTTGATAAAAAGGTGCAGACATTGGACAGCTTCTTCCATAATGCCAACAGCATGATAAGGAGAGACCTTTGGGAAGAAGTCCCATTTAATGAAACTATTACCAACATTGAGGACAGGATATGGGCACAGCGTATGCTTCATAAAGGATACAAGATTATTTATGAGCCCGAAGCAAGTGTCTATCACTATCACGGTGTCCATCAGAATGGCGATATGGAACGGTGCAGGAATGTAGTAAGAATTTTAGAGAGCATGGAAAGCCGCGCTGCAAGACATCTGGATATAGAGAACCTTAATGTCGTAGCGATAATTCCTGTGCGCGGGACCGTAAAGCATCTTAAGCAGAAGCCGCTTATAGGCTATACAATAGAGAAGGCACTGCAGTCTAAATACATCAAGAAGACCATTGTTTCTACCGATAGTTCTGAATTAGCCGTATTAGCCCAAGGCATGGGAGCAGAGGTTCCTTTTCTCAGGGATTCGTCTCTTTCTGAGGATTATGTTGATGTAGAAAGGGTTCTTCAGCACTCGCTCGATAAGATGGAGTCTTTAAAGATATTTCCAGATATAATGGTTTCTCTTGAGATAACTTTTCCCTTCCGGCCTCCTAACCTTATTGATAATATGATTGAGCAGTTAATTAAAAACGGTTTGGACAGCATAGTAGCTGCAAGGCGCGAGAATAAGTCCATATGGAAGGAGAGAGAAGGCAGGATTGAACAAATAGAGGAAGGACTGACCCCGAGACAATTCAAGGACTCTACATATATAGGATTAAGAGGATTGTGCTGTGTTACACACCCCGAGTTTCTTAGAGAGGGGTCCTTATTCGGTGAAAAAGTGGGCATATACGAAATAGATAACCCTTACTCTCCGATAGAAGTGCGGGAAGATAAGGATTTCAAAATGGCAGAAAAGCTGATTGGTTCCTGGGGTTGA